CTTATATTCAGTTGGGGGAATAATAACGGCTTATACAGCTGAAAAAGCTGAAAAAAGTAATCTTGGAGTTGTAATGGGCTTTGTAAATATGGTTGGCTTTTTTGGAGCCACTACAGGCCCCTATGTAGTGGGATTTCTGATAGATAAATTAGGGTACTCGAGGGCCCTACTCTCAGTTCCGCTAGCTTATTTAGTCTCGGCCCTAATAATAATAGTCGACATAAGGAAAACTTCATATAAGAGTTAACTCAACGTTTAGATGGTGATCTTATGGTTGAGGATCCCTACATCTGGATGGAGAACCTCCAAGATAATAGGGTTAGAGAGATAATTGAAAGGGAAAATAAGAAGTTCAGAGAATTCATTGGAGAGCTTAGCGACAAATTATTTCCCGAAGTTTGGGAATACTTTTCAATCCCCACAGTAACCATGGCCAAGATAACGAAGAGGGGAATTATAGTTTCATATAACGAGAAAGATAGGAGCATTATAAGGTGGCTTGATGGTGATGTTATAGTCGATTCAAAGGAAATAGAGAGGGAAGTTGGAGATGAAGTCTTACTCCAGGGATTCACAGCAGACGACGAAGGTGAAAAGCTGGCTTACAGCTTTTCAATTGGAGGTGCTGACGAGGGAATAACGAGGATAATCGACCTCAAGAGTGGAGAAGTTATAGAGGAGATAAAGCCCTCCATTTGGAACATATTATTCTTAAAGGATGGCTATTACTTTGCAAGGTTCTATAGGAAGGAGAAAACTCCTGATGGAGTTGATCCTCCGGCTGAAAGGGTATTCTGGAAGGATAAAGAAGGAGAGAAGATGGTGTTTGGAGAGGGGCTAACATCCGGATACTTCATGACTCTCAGAAAGAGCTCAGATGATAAGTTTGCAATGCTAACCTTGAACTATGGATGGAATCAGGGAGAAATATACGTTGGCCCCATTGACAAGCCCCAGGAGTGGAGGAAGGTTTACTCTGCTACTGTTCCTGTGGAACCCGTAGATATAGTTAACGGAAAACTCTATATCCTTACCAGGGAAGGAAGAGGAATGGGGAAGGTAATAGCAGTAAAGGATGGCGAGATTGAGGAAGTGATTCCAGAGGGGGAGTTTCCATTAGAGTGGGCCGTAATAGTTGATGATAAAATAGTAGCGGGAAGGCTCGTTCACGCAAGCCACAGGTTGGAGGTTTATACATTAAAGGGGGAGAAAATTGAAGAAGTCACTTTTGACATTCCAGGGGCACTGCATCCATTAGATAAAAACAACAAAGAAGTTCTCCTCAGGTACATCAGCTTCACGATCCCTTACAGACTCTATGAGTTCAAAGATAAGCTAAGAATTATAGAGGAAAGAAAGGTTGAAGGGAAATTTAAGGTTGAGGAGGACTTTGTCGTAAGCAAAGATGGAACGAGGATTCATTACTTCATCATTAAAGGGGAGAAGGATGAGAAGAAGGCGTGGGTCTTTGGATACGGAGGCTTTAACATAGCCTTAACCCCCAGGTTCTTCCCCCAGGTTATACCATTCCTCAAAAGGGGAGGAACATTCGTTATGGCCAACTTAAGAGGAGGAAGCGAATATGGCGAGGAATGGCATAGGGCCGGAATGAGGGAAAACAAACAGAATGTATTTGATGACTTCATAGCAGTTCTTGAGAAGCTTAAGAAAGAGGGTTACAAGGTTGCGGCCTGGGGGAGGAGTAATGGTGGGCTTTTAGTTTCTGCAACTTTAACCCAGAGGCCAGATATTATGGATGCTGCATTGATCGGTTATCCAGTGATAGATATGTTGAGGTTCCATAAACTTTACATAGGAAGCGTTTGGATTCCAGAATATGGGAATCCAGACGATCCTAAGGATAGGGAGTTCCTACTGAAGTATTCTCCCTATCACAATGTCGACCCCAACAAGAAATATCCCCTGACGCTCATCTATACAGGTTTGCACGATGACAGGGTTCATCCAGCACATGCACTAAAATTCTTCATGAAGCTTAAGGAGGTTGGTGCTCCAGTTTACCTAAGGGTGGAAACTAAGAGCGGGCACATGGGAGCTTCACCAGAAACTAGGGCTAGGGAGCTTACAGATCTTTTAGCTTTCGTTTTAAAGTCCCTCTCTTGATTTTTGCTTTACTATCTCTTCAAAATCTTCTAGATCCCAAACAAGATATCCATCCTCTATTAAAGGTTCTTTTCTTTTAATTTCCCTGGCTATTAATCCATAGTACTTTTCCCATCCTTCCAAACCAAGAAGTTTGGATTTTTTATTTAAAACCTCTAAGATTTCCCTTGCTTCTCTCTCCTTTAGCGTCTTCCACTTTACTTCCACCAATAGACCTTTTTTCTCCCTTTCATTGAGGGCTACTATATCAATTTCTTCTTCCTTGTACCACCATCTTCCGATCTTTTCAAACTTAAATGGTAGCTTATTGATCTTGTTTAGTTCGATCAAGAATTGCCTTGCAATTTTTTCAAATACCCATCCCAAGTATCTCGGATACTCTCCTTTTATTTCATCCACGTTAAAAATTCCTTCTTCGATGCGAGATAAGTTTGGATAAATAAAGCGAAACCAAAATGCTAGAAAATTGTCTAAAACGTAGTACCTTCCTTTCTTGGACGTCTTTTTTTCAGTAATGGGGACTTCTCTAACTATAAGATCAGCTTCAATTAAATTCCTGAGATAAGGTGTTATATCCGAGTTCCTTAGCCCTGTGAAATCCTTTATCTCCTTTAGTGTCGTCTTTCCAAGTGCTATTGCTTCTAAAATTCTCTTATAAGTTGTTACTTCGCTGAATTCATAACGGAGAAGGAAATCTACTTCATCCTTAAAAAAGCTGATTGGATTTTTAAGTTCCTCTTCAAGCAACTCCCAAAATGGTGGTTTTACTTGGATTATGTAGAAGGGAATACCATCTGTCATTCCGTAAATTTCTACAAGCTCTTCCCAGCTACAGCTCGGGAAGAACTCCCTTAATGTAAAGAAGTTCATAGGCCTAAGCTTTAAAGAGCCCGTTCTTCTTCCGTATAGAGGGCTTTTATAGCTTAGCACTTTTTCTGTGATCATGCTAACTGAAGATCCTAGGAGGATTAGCTTAGTGTTTGAGTTTGACAAGTCAATATCAACGCTCCTTTGAAAAATTGAAAGTATCCTTGGATCTTCCTTAATTAGGTTTGGGAACTCATCAATTATGATTATTCTTTCCCTTAACGCATGCAACGTCCCCTCCCAGTCCTCTCTGGAGTACTTAACTTCAGGGAATCTCTCTTCTGCAATTCTTCAGAAGTGTCTCAAGTTGTCTCCCTCAACAGCTAAATAATAAACATGAGGATAGTTTTTCACAGCTTCAAGAACGAGACGCGTTTTACCGACTCTCCTTCTTCCATAAACCACTATAAGCTCGAAACCCTTCTTTTCGAGTCTCTTCTTGAGTGCATTAAGCTCTGCTTTCCTGTCAATAAATGGAAACATGTAATAATCACCATTATCATAATTCAGATTATCATTTTAAACTATTTACCCCTCTTCCTAAATTCCGCAAGTAGCTCTTTAACGGCCTTTACTAACTCTTCAAGAGAGGCCTTTTCATGGCTTATCCCTATTGTTATCCTCATATCAGTTGTTGCAAACGAAATGTACACGGTATTTCCCTTGCTATGCGCGAAGAATTGTTCTACAGTTTCCTCGCCTCCTTCAATCTCCTCTTCAGCACCGGCTGGGATCTCGGGGTTATCTTCAAGTATCATTGGTCTCGGTTCCATATTTTTCCCTCCCACTTATTTTCCATGACTAAGGTTAAAATGTTGGTTAAATTTAAAAAGACTTGGTTTTAGCGTAATCCGAGGTGGAGAGCATGAAGCCAATGTACAGGTCAAGATCATGGAGAAGGAAGTACGTAAGAACCCCTGGGGGAAGGGTCGTAGTACACTTTGAGAGAAAGAAGCCAAAGATAGCCCACTGTGCGATCTGCGGTAGGCCCTTGAATGGGATTCCAAGGGGAAGACCCGTTGAGATGAGGAAGCTACCCAAGACAAAGAAGAGGCCCGAGAGGCCTATGCCGTACCTATGCCCAAGATGCATGCGCAGGGTAATGAAGGAACAGATAAGGTCTCAGATAATGAAGGGGTGAATCATGCCAAAGGACAAGCTAGTGATAACCGTTAGCGGATTAGCAGGCTCCGGAACTACAACACTTTCAAAGAAAATAGCTGAACATTATGGCCTTAAGCATGTCTACGCTGGGCTGATATTCAGACAGATGGCCAAAGAAAAGGGAATGAGCCTTGAGGAGTTTCAGAAGTACGCTGAACTTCATCCAGAGATAGACAGAGAAGTAGACAGGAGACAAATAGAAGCAGCGAAAGAAGGGAACGTGGTTATAGAAGGAAGATTAGCCGGATGGATGGTTAAGAATGCTGACCTCAAAATCTGGCTTGATGCTCCAATAAGGGTTAGGGCTGAAAGGGTTGCCAAGAGGGAAGGTATAAGCGTCGAGGAAGCTTTTATGAAAATAGCTGAGAGGGAAATGCAAAACAGGAAAAGATATTTAAACCTTTATGGTATCGACATCAACGATTTGTCCATATATGATTTAATAATAAACACGTCGAAATGGTCTCCTGAAGGTGTATTCGCTATAGTTAAAGCCGCTATAGACCACCTCGACCCCGTCGGCGACGCGGGGTCGAAAAAAGAGAAGGAGGTGGGATGAATGCCTGCAATAGATGTTGGAAGGATCGCCGTTATTATAGCTGGAAGAAGGGCTGGGCAGAAGTGCGTTATAGTTGACATCATAGACAAGAACTTCGTTTTAGTAACTGGGGCAGGGCTTAACAAGGTTAAAAGAAGGAGGATGAACATAAAGCACCTCGAACCTCTTCCCGAGAAGATTGACATCCCGAGAGGCGCTAGTGACGAGGAAGTTAAGGCCGCCTTGGAAAAAGCTGGTATTTCTCTTTAACCCTAATTTTTATATATCAGATCTTGCATAATATTCTAGGTTCATATGATTGGAGAGATCTATTATTCCAGGAAGTTTCTCCTACATAAACCTAAAAATTATCATCCTGAGAATCCAGGAAGGCTATGGATTATTCTTACAGCTATTAGGGAGTTAGGACTTGAAAATCAAATTGTCGAGCCCTTACCCATAGATGAAGCCCAGATATATAAGATACATGATCCGGAATACGTGAAAAGGATAAGGGGGCTCTCCC
This Pyrococcus horikoshii OT3 DNA region includes the following protein-coding sequences:
- a CDS encoding prolyl oligopeptidase family serine peptidase — protein: MVEDPYIWMENLQDNRVREIIERENKKFREFIGELSDKLFPEVWEYFSIPTVTMAKITKRGIIVSYNEKDRSIIRWLDGDVIVDSKEIEREVGDEVLLQGFTADDEGEKLAYSFSIGGADEGITRIIDLKSGEVIEEIKPSIWNILFLKDGYYFARFYRKEKTPDGVDPPAERVFWKDKEGEKMVFGEGLTSGYFMTLRKSSDDKFAMLTLNYGWNQGEIYVGPIDKPQEWRKVYSATVPVEPVDIVNGKLYILTREGRGMGKVIAVKDGEIEEVIPEGEFPLEWAVIVDDKIVAGRLVHASHRLEVYTLKGEKIEEVTFDIPGALHPLDKNNKEVLLRYISFTIPYRLYEFKDKLRIIEERKVEGKFKVEEDFVVSKDGTRIHYFIIKGEKDEKKAWVFGYGGFNIALTPRFFPQVIPFLKRGGTFVMANLRGGSEYGEEWHRAGMRENKQNVFDDFIAVLEKLKKEGYKVAAWGRSNGGLLVSATLTQRPDIMDAALIGYPVIDMLRFHKLYIGSVWIPEYGNPDDPKDREFLLKYSPYHNVDPNKKYPLTLIYTGLHDDRVHPAHALKFFMKLKEVGAPVYLRVETKSGHMGASPETRARELTDLLAFVLKSLS
- a CDS encoding 50S ribosomal protein L34e, with product MKPMYRSRSWRRKYVRTPGGRVVVHFERKKPKIAHCAICGRPLNGIPRGRPVEMRKLPKTKKRPERPMPYLCPRCMRRVMKEQIRSQIMKG
- the cmk gene encoding (d)CMP kinase, giving the protein MPKDKLVITVSGLAGSGTTTLSKKIAEHYGLKHVYAGLIFRQMAKEKGMSLEEFQKYAELHPEIDREVDRRQIEAAKEGNVVIEGRLAGWMVKNADLKIWLDAPIRVRAERVAKREGISVEEAFMKIAEREMQNRKRYLNLYGIDINDLSIYDLIINTSKWSPEGVFAIVKAAIDHLDPVGDAGSKKEKEVG
- a CDS encoding 50S ribosomal protein L14e, translating into MPAIDVGRIAVIIAGRRAGQKCVIVDIIDKNFVLVTGAGLNKVKRRRMNIKHLEPLPEKIDIPRGASDEEVKAALEKAGISL